In Streptomyces puniciscabiei, a single genomic region encodes these proteins:
- a CDS encoding Clp protease N-terminal domain-containing protein: MATNPNITASVRLDDLIEAIKKAHHEPLEQLQDAVIAADHLGDVADHLIGHFVDQARRSGASWTEIGRSMGVTRQAAQKRFVPKESTDLDPGDFSRYTPRARNVVMAAHNEAVAARNPEGRPEHLVLGLLAEPEGIAAKAITEQGVLLDAVRQAATAALPPAAENVPDLVPYGPDAKKALELTFREALRLGHNYIGTEHILLALLEQENGQGVLSGLGVTKAATEAYLAKVLSLMAEQKNPFATGDGGEASEG; the protein is encoded by the coding sequence ACCTCATCGAGGCCATCAAGAAGGCCCACCACGAGCCCCTCGAACAGCTCCAGGACGCGGTGATCGCCGCCGATCACCTCGGTGACGTGGCCGACCATCTGATCGGTCACTTCGTCGACCAGGCCCGGCGCTCGGGCGCGTCCTGGACCGAGATCGGCCGGAGCATGGGCGTGACCCGGCAGGCGGCGCAGAAGCGGTTCGTGCCGAAGGAGTCCACCGACCTCGACCCCGGTGACTTCAGCCGCTACACACCGCGCGCGCGGAACGTGGTCATGGCGGCGCACAACGAGGCGGTGGCCGCCCGCAACCCGGAGGGCCGACCCGAGCACCTGGTCCTCGGGCTGCTGGCCGAACCCGAGGGCATCGCGGCGAAGGCGATCACCGAGCAGGGCGTCCTGCTGGACGCCGTACGGCAGGCCGCGACCGCCGCGCTCCCGCCCGCCGCCGAGAACGTCCCGGACCTCGTCCCCTACGGCCCCGACGCCAAGAAGGCGCTGGAACTCACCTTCCGCGAGGCCCTGAGGCTCGGCCACAACTACATCGGCACCGAGCACATCCTGCTCGCGCTCCTGGAGCAGGAGAACGGTCAGGGCGTGCTCAGCGGACTCGGCGTCACCAAGGCCGCGACCGAGGCGTATCTCGCCAAGGTGCTGTCGCTGATGGCGGAGCAGAAGAACCCGTTCGCCACCGGTGACGGCGGGGAGGCATCGGAGGGCTGA